A genomic window from Bernardetia sp. includes:
- the mce gene encoding methylmalonyl-CoA epimerase, with protein sequence MAFLRVEHIGIAIKSLEKSNELFEKLFGKAHYKVEKVEREGVSTSFFQLGETKIELLEATTEESAISKFIEKKGEGIHHIAYEVDNIYEEMERLKEEGFTLLSDEPKTGADNKLICFLHPKSTNGVLVELCQERTK encoded by the coding sequence ATGGCATTTTTAAGAGTAGAACATATCGGCATCGCCATCAAAAGTTTAGAAAAATCTAATGAACTTTTTGAAAAATTATTTGGCAAAGCACACTACAAAGTAGAAAAAGTAGAAAGAGAAGGAGTAAGTACTTCATTTTTTCAGTTGGGAGAAACCAAAATTGAGCTTTTGGAAGCCACCACAGAAGAAAGTGCGATTTCAAAATTTATAGAAAAAAAAGGAGAAGGAATCCACCATATCGCCTATGAAGTAGATAATATTTATGAGGAAATGGAAAGGCTGAAAGAAGAAGGCTTTACACTTTTGAGCGACGAACCCAAAACAGGAGCAGACAATAAGCTAATTTGTTTTCTACATCCAAAATCAACCAACGGCGTTTTGGTAGAGCTTTGTCAAGAAAGAACGAAGTAG
- a CDS encoding aminopeptidase gives MKRLNRKKLLKITGIFFLLLAILAIWQRELIAYGLLQLGGQLEVINKARSFEELKKDTTFPDSLKAKIKIIEEARQFGMEKLGMKFSQNYTKIYDQKGKDILWNVSAAYPYKLEAYQWKFPIVGKFSYKGYFDLEKAKKERDRLKNEGENGILFDTNIRSVSAWSTLGWFEDVLLSNNLDREEGDLVELILHELTHATLYVKDSVEFNENLANFVGEEGAKLFLEKKYGKDSEELKDYIFSLQDYQKYKNFMLSAANSLDKLYQNASDNSFPPMRKEEAKQNHFNLIKSKIDTVSFSNPNWAKRFQERELNNTNFMSVRRYNASQDILKTIFKEQFDSDLKAFLTYFSEKYPSL, from the coding sequence ATGAAACGATTAAATCGTAAAAAACTCCTAAAAATCACAGGAATTTTCTTTCTTTTACTTGCCATTTTAGCAATTTGGCAGCGTGAACTTATTGCGTATGGACTTTTACAACTTGGTGGACAGTTAGAAGTAATCAATAAGGCTCGCAGTTTTGAAGAACTAAAAAAAGATACCACCTTCCCAGATTCTTTAAAGGCAAAAATTAAAATTATTGAAGAAGCTCGGCAGTTTGGAATGGAAAAATTGGGAATGAAATTTTCTCAAAACTACACCAAAATTTACGACCAAAAAGGCAAAGATATTTTATGGAATGTTTCGGCTGCTTACCCTTACAAATTAGAAGCCTATCAATGGAAGTTTCCAATAGTGGGAAAATTCTCCTATAAAGGATATTTTGATTTAGAGAAAGCAAAAAAAGAAAGAGATAGATTGAAAAATGAAGGAGAAAACGGCATTTTGTTTGATACAAATATTCGTTCAGTTTCGGCTTGGTCGACACTTGGTTGGTTTGAAGATGTTTTGCTTTCCAACAACTTGGATAGAGAGGAAGGCGATTTGGTAGAACTTATCTTGCACGAACTTACTCACGCTACACTTTACGTAAAGGACAGCGTAGAATTTAATGAAAACTTAGCTAATTTTGTAGGAGAAGAGGGTGCAAAACTATTTTTAGAAAAAAAATATGGTAAAGATTCAGAGGAGCTAAAGGATTATATTTTTTCTCTACAAGACTACCAGAAATATAAAAACTTTATGCTTTCGGCTGCTAACTCTTTGGATAAACTTTATCAAAACGCTTCTGATAATAGTTTTCCACCTATGAGAAAGGAAGAGGCAAAACAAAATCATTTTAACCTAATCAAATCAAAAATCGATACAGTTTCATTTTCTAATCCCAACTGGGCAAAGCGTTTTCAAGAGCGAGAACTTAATAACACCAATTTTATGAGTGTGAGAAGATATAATGCTAGTCAGGATATACTAAAAACTATTTTCAAAGAACAATTTGACAGCGATTTAAAAGCATTTTTAACCTATTTTTCTGAAAAATATCCGTCTTTATAA